A region of Papilio machaon chromosome 22, ilPapMach1.1, whole genome shotgun sequence DNA encodes the following proteins:
- the LOC106720818 gene encoding facilitated trehalose transporter Tret1-like, translating into MSLAWPSPMLVKLGNETESPLHRRITDEEGSWIASVGALCNTFTLCFLGMLIDRIGRKYCVILTCVPKILISIVFIFAKEAWVLILGRAVIGSADFFLFTAVPIYASEIADKETRGSLGTLLQMLSSLGIALTKSIGPFVSYTTYSIVFAAMNLLVAIPVLFLPDSPYYLYSKGKTNQAMNTLTSLRGSEELAKEELAMYSVAVNTEKVNKIKLLKDRVFLKSLGIAIVLCIMSQFTGFNAVSYYLQTILVSTNTNVMPEVASLVISLIQILAAICAAIVTDRWKRTHILLSSFIGIFIGLVALGLFFKLTEEKQEVIGFLNYLPMISLIIVIYCYSAGIGSLFWVLVPELFDGPGRALGVTIAMVVVSFLIFITTKFFPLLTMAIGPAMTYWSFSIICVISCIYVYFCIPDTNGKTFNEIQKELSGEEAREINEKNDK; encoded by the exons ATGAGCTTGGCATGGCCATCACCGATGCTTGTGAAGTTGGGAAACGAAACAGAGTCGCCATTACATCGACGCATTACTGATGAAGAAGGTTCTTGGATCGCTTCCGTGGGCGCTCTATGTAACACGTtca CTCTTTGTTTTCTAGGCATGTTAATAGATCGTATTGGTAGAAAATACTGCGTAATACTAACATGTGtgccaaaaatattaataagcaTTGTGTTCATATTTGCGAAAGAGGCATGGGTCTTGATACTGGGCCGTGCTGTAATTGGTTCTGCGGATTTTTTCCTGTTTACTGCTGTCCCTATTTACGCTTCGGAAATCGCTGAT AAAGAAACGCGAGGTTCTCTCGGCACTTTGCTGCAGATGTTGAGTTCTTTGGGCATTGCACTAACGAAATCCATAGGGCCATTTGTCTCGTATACAACGTACAGTATAGTATTTGCTGCTATGAATCTTCTCGTGGCAATTCCTGTGTTATTTTTGCCAGATAGTCCTTACTATCTCTATTCCAAAG GTAAAACCAATCAAGCAATGAATACATTGACATCACTTCGTGGTTCTGAAGAATTGGCTAAAGAAGAGCTTGCAATGTACTCAGTTGCGGTTAATACGGAAAAagtcaacaaaataaaattattgaaggaCCGAGTCTTTCTGAAATCACTTGGGATAGCGATAGTCCTTTGTATTATGTCACAATTTACCGGTTTTAACGCAGTATCGTATTATTTGCAAACGATTTTAGTATCGACGAATACAAACGTTATGCCTGAAGTGGCATCGCTTGTGATAAgcttaatacaaattttagcAGCCATATGTGCAGCGATTGTAACTGATAGATGGAAGCGGACacatatattgttatcatCGTTTATTGGTATCTTCATTGGATTG gtAGCTTTGGgtttatttttcaagttaACAGAGGAGAAGCAAGAAGTGATCGGATTCTTAAATTACTTGCCAATGATTTCGCTGATAATCGTCATTTATTGTTATAGCGcag GAATAGGTTCTTTATTTTGGGTGTTGGTCCCAGAATTATTTGATGGACCTGGTAGAGCATTAGGAGTTACGATAGCGATGGTGGTTGTAtcatttttgattttcattacGACGAAGTTCTTTCCCTTATTGACCATGGCCATCGGTCCAGCGATGACTTACTGGTCTTTTAGTATAATTTGTGTGATCAGTTGTATTTACGTTTATTTCTGCATCCCTGATACAAATGGAAAGACTTTCAATGAGATACAAAAAGAATTAAGCGGAGAGGAAGCGAGagaaataaacgaaaaaaatgataaataa